CTTGACCGTTCGAGAGGCGCGGCTCTATCTGAAGTCCGGTGTCCACGAGGCTGATCAGGATCTTGTCCTCAGTGCCACGCAGAAATCCGGCATCTACTTTCTCGCCGCCTGCGAACTGGGAGGACGTCCGCTCCAGATGGTCTGCAAGTATGACTTTCTGAACGACGCCAAGACGTTCAGGCTCCATGGCGTGTTCACGGACTTCGCGGTCGCGGGCTTCTCCAACCTCTCTCAACAAGTCGGTGTAGAGGGACTGGGCGGCACCCTGCCCGAGGATTTTCCGGCACCCGAGGGAATCTCCCTGACGGAGTTTGGGGTCTCCTTCGATCCCATGGATTATACCGTCACCAGCTTGACCGCCGGGGTAGGCACTCCCGTCCATTGGGAGATCATCCCCGAGGTCATGGCCCTGGAGGAGGTAGGCGTCACCTTCACGGTGAGCAGTCCCTTCAGCAAGCAGCGGTCCATCGGGACGACCGTCGCGGGCCTGCTGGCCTTCAAGAAATTCAGCCTGGCGGCCTTCGCCGAGTTCCCGGACTACAGCATTGGCGCCGGTCTGCCCGCGGGGGAAACCCTCCCTCTCGGGGATGTGATCGAATCCTTTCTTCCTGACGCCGAGCTGCCGGAGCTCACCGTCACGAAGCTCTTCGTCAAGGCGTCTCCGAAAGAGAAGAGCTTCACCCTCAGCGCCCGCATCAGCGAGCTCCTCTCCATTCCGGTGGGGGCGACGACGTTCGATGTGAGCGGGCTCCTGCTCTTCCTGGAGTATGACAAGCAGGCGGGCGCCAGGGGAGCCATCACCGCGGAGATGAACCTCGCGGAGTCGTCCGCCATCTTCTCGGCGGAGCTCGGCCATGGCTTGACGTTCTCCGGCGCGCTCAAGAACTTCAACCTCCAGAAGTTCTGGGCGCTGGTGACCAACGGCGACGCCCTGCCAGAGGAGGTTCCCGACATCACCTTCGAGACGCTCTCCGTCAGTGTGTCTCCCAAGACCGGGGATGTCTCCCTCCGCGGCGCGACGACGATCGCCTGGGACCATCTCTCGGGAGAGCAGCCGCTCACCACCCAGGTCCAGTTCTCCTTCGCCCGCAGGGCCGGGGCCCAGGGCTCCGCCTTCACCGCGAACCTCAGCTTCCAGGGGACCGGAGACCTCGAGCTCGCCCCGGGGTTGGAGCTCAAGCGGTTCAACTTCCTCTTCGAGTATCAAACCCAGGTGGGCTGGAAGCTGTCGGGCGGAGTGAATGTCGACCTCTTCGACACGAACCTCAACCTGTCAGCGGGCTATGAAACCAGCCAGGCCGGCAAGAAGCTCAAGCTCCAGGCCATGGCCTCGCCACCCGCGAGGCTCATCGATCTGGCGGGAGCCGGTTCCTATACCTTCACGCAGTTCGACCTCGTGCTCGACCGCCGCACGGTCGAGGGCAAGGCCAGGACCTTCTTCGAGGTCACCCTGGCGTCCACCCTGGAGCTCGAGCAGCTCTTCGAGTTCGGCGGCTACCTGAGCCTTCGTGACACGGCCGAAGGCACCCGCGCGCTCCTCTTCAAGCCCAACCCGGGCTCCACCGCCTTCCACGTGGACTTCCCGACGGGCGAGGGAATGGGCGTCAAGGGAGAGCTCTTCGAGGTGGGCTTCGCCAAGGAGTCCGCCAGCGCGGGGTGGAGCTTCACGGGCACGGCCAACATCGGCTTCACCGGCTTCCCGGGTGGCCTGGGGGACATGCTCCCCTCCAAGGTCACCGCGAAGCTCGTCGCGGGAAAGAAGGACGTGCGCATCTCGGCGCTCAACGTCACCGACCCCATCGAGCTGTCGCTGCCCACGGTGAAGGGAAAGAGCCTCGGCAAGGCCACCGTCCAGCTGACCGAGGTGGGCATCTCCCTCAAGCCCGAGCTGGGGCTGGTGCTGGAGGCGGGTCTCGGTCTGCCCGCGGAGCTCAACACGTACCTGGGCGCGCAGCTCTTCCGCGTCTACCAGAAGGGCAACCCCACCACCCTGTCGCGCACCCGGTTCACCATCTCCGGGACCGGCGTCGCCATGCAGTTCCTGGGCTCTCCGTTCGCCGCCGCCAACACCGTGATGATCAACGGTGAGTCCTGGTTCGACGTGGACTTCGGCCAGTACGGCGCGCTCAGCCTGAAGATGCCGACGTTCCGCTACGACGGCGTGTCGCAGTACTTCGAGGCCGGCGGCGGGTGCAAGGTGACGCGGCCGCTCGCGCTGCCCCTCGCGCCGCTCAAGCTGTTCCTGGAGGCCTGCGGCGGCAAGGGCATGGCCGACGTCTTCCCGGACAAGCTCCCCATCGACGGCCTGTCGCTCGTCGACAAGAACGGGGACCTGAAGATCGACGACCTCGTCACCTTCCTGAAGAAGGCCGGGGATGTGCCGAACGAGGTCGTCTCGGTGCTGAAGAAGACGGACAAGGTGCTCAACCGCCTCCCGGACGGCTTCAAGTCCTACCTGCGGCTGGAGATCCCCGAGCACCTCGAGTTCAAGTTCGGCTTCTCGCCGGCCGGCCGCATCAGCCTGGCGCTGCTCGCCCCCGAGACTCCCGTGCGCGTGCTCTTCCCGTCCGCCGTGGCGAGCTACGTGCCCATGCCGGGGCTCACCGGCATCGAGCTGCGGAAGATCTCCATCGGCACGCTCATGGCCGGCACGCTCTTCTACGGCGAGGTCGATGCCGTCATCGACCAGTACGACCTCCCGTCGCTCGCGCTCTCGCTCCTGCTCCCGACGGATCAGGACTTCCCGCTGCCCACGTCGGACCAGTTGCAGCGCCGGATCATCCTCGACGACGTCTTCTGCGTCATCCCCGTCTCGCAGGGCCTGCCCATCCCCATTCCGGTCTTCTATGACGAGATCGGCTTCGAGTACCTGGGCATCGAGGGGCTGGGCCTCCAGGCCCACGTGGGCTTCCCCAAGCCCCGGCTCGATGGGTCCGCGGTGATGGCCCTCTTCAAGGCCTTCGACTCCTTCTTCAGCGATCGCAAGGCGCTGCTGGACCCGAAGACGGCGCCCGGAGGCGTGGACCTCGGCTTCGTCTTCCATGACGAGTACCTGCGGGCCCCCGAGTACCTCGGCGGAGGCGTGCTCGGCACCCAGGGGAAGCCCGTCAAGGTCGGCTCCTGGAAGTACGTCGCCTCGATGATGAACTTCGGGAAGACGTTCTCCCTCAACGACTGCATCAGCGCGATCCCGCTCGAGAACCGCGTGGGGAGCGCGAAGTACAAGTTCGCCTTCCTGAACTTCGACGCGGACTGGATGCTCACCACGCCCGCCGAGTTCAAGGCCGGCGCCTTCCAGCAGATGAAGCTCAGCGCGAGCGACTGCACCGACTTCATGACGGTGCTGCCCTCGGTGGCGAGCACGCCGGGCCAGGGCAAGAAAGGCAACGAGGAAGGCCTGGTCGCCTTCGTGCGCGGCAAGGCGGACCTGGAGTTCCTCCGGATGGAGGCGGCGTTCGGGCTCGCCGCGTCCGGCTCCATGGGCTTCAACACCGGGTTCAAGCTCAACGGCGCCTTCGGCGTCACCGAGCTCGAGCTGTCCGGCGCCGTCATGGTGAACGCGCCGCTCGCCACGACGGCCACCGCCGCCCCGGTGCTCCAGGCGGCCACGATGGCGTCCACGCCGGCCCCCATCCTCGCGTCCAAGGCCTCGCCCGGAGCCAAGGTCCTGTCCTTCAACGGCAAGGACACCTGGGTCGAGATCCCCGCGGCCGACAGCCTCGTCCTGCCCGAGTACACCGTCGAGCTCTGGCTCAAGTCCTCCCGGCAGCAGAACGACGAGTGGATCGACGTGTTCGGGGCCGACACGCGCCAGGGGGGCCTCTGGCGGAACCACTTCCTCGCCGTCAACGCGGCACACGGTTACTACCATCACCGCTTCACGGATGCCTCGGGCGGCAACGCGGGCGCGCCGAACACGCCCAACGGCAGCGTGCAGTGGGACAGGTGGCAGCACGTGACGCTGACGAATGATGGCGTCACCGCGAAGACCTACATCGACGGCAAGGAGGCCGCGAGCGGCCCGGTGAACGGAAAGCTCGTCCTCTTCAAGCAGCCCCTCACCATCGGCAAGACGATTGGCATCCAGGGCGGCCGGTTCTGGAAGGGAGAGCTCGCCGAGATCCGCATCTGGAAGCGCGCGCGGAATGCCTCGGACATCGAGTCCGGCATGCGCGAGGTCCTCCGCGGCGACGAGAAGGACCTGGTCTCCCTGTATCGCTTCGATGAGGACACGGGCCAGCGGGTGATCGACCTCTGTGGCCGCAACCATGGCACCGTGCGCAACGGCGGCTTCGCCGACTCGGATCTCCTGATGCTCGAGGGCCTCGAGTTCAACGGGAAGAACGATTCCATCACGGTGCCGGACTCGCAGAGCCTCCGCCTGGGCGCGTACACCGCCGAGGCCTGGTTCAAGCCGTACAGGACGGCCCAGCAGCCCGAGTGGAGCGGGGTGTTCGGCAAGAAGGGCCGCAACTACGCCCTCTTCTTCCACACGACGGGCTTCGTCCATCACCGGTTCCACTCCGCCGCTGGCTCCAACGACGGCGCGCCCGACACGCCCCCTGGCTCCATCGCGTGGAACAAGTGGAACCACGTGGCCATCACCAATGACGGCAAGGTCGCGCGGACCTATGTCAATGGCGTCAAGCTGTCCGAGGGACCCGTCACGGGCTCGCTCATCATCGACAACGAGAGCCTCTTCATCGGCCGGAGCCCGGACGGAGACAACGCGCCCTACGCCGGAGAGCTCTCGGAGCTCCGTCTCTGGTCGCGCGTCCGCTCCCCCGAGGAGCTCTCCGGGAACATGTACCGGCGGCTCGACGGCAAGGACGCGAGCCTGGTGAGCCTGTGGCGCTTCTCCGAGGCGAAGGGCGACACGCTCGTCGATGCGTGTGGCCGCAACCCGGGCCGCATCCTCATGGAGGACGCCGTCGTGGAGCCCGCGAAGCTGCGGCACGATGGGCTCGTTCTCAATGGCCGGGGGGACCACGCGTCCATCGACAGGTCGGACAAGTTCAACACCCCCCAGTACACCCTCGAGGCGTGGGTCCGCCCCGACAAGGCTCCCACGGGCTCGTGGCAGTGCATCTGGGCGGGCATCGACAACGCGCCCTCGCTCTACGTGAGCAACAAGGGGCTCGTCTCCCACCGCTTCACGTCGTTCGAGAAGGCCCCCTCCGTCAACAGCGTGTCGGGGTTGAAGATCCCCACCCTGCCGGGCATGAAGAGCAACCCCATTCCCGTGCCGAGCACGAAGAGCAATTCCGCCCCCGCGGCCATGAGGAACAACGTCCTCAATACGGACGTGGATCAGGTGCGGATGGGGGAGTGGAACCACATCGCCGTCACCAACGACGGCAAGACGTGCACCCTCTTCGTCAACGGGGTCCAGAAGGCCCGGGGCCCGGTGCAAGGCGAGTTCCGCTCCTGGCCCACGGGCATTCTCGTGGGCCGCGGTACGGATGGGAATGATCCGGCCTGGTTCCGCGGCGGCATCGACGATCTCCGCTACTGGTCCGTGGCCCGCACGCCGGAGCAGATCGCGAGCGGCAAGGACCTGCCCTTGACGGGGCGGGAGGCCGGGCTCGTGGCCTGCTACACGATGGACCACACCACGGGGACCCAGCTCGTCGACCTCGGGCCCCACCAGCTCCACGGCGTGACCCGGGGAGGGACCTGGGCCCTCGCGGCCGCACCCGCCGAGCCCGCCCGGGCCGCGATCCAGATTCAAGGCCATACGCACCTGGCCGTCGCGGGGCGCAAGGTCATGCAAGGCGATCTGCGGCTCGTGAATGACCAGTTCTGGTTCTCCGGCCAGCTCGACCTCTTCCCCAAGGAGTGGCCCCTGCAGGTGCGTGGCCACGTCGAGGGCATGGTGAGCAAGCAGCGCTTCTACCTGAGTGGAGAGACCGAGAACGCGCTCTTCGGCCTCGTGCTCTCGCAGTCGCGCCTGTACATGACCAACGAGCAGCTCCGGCTGGAGGGCCGGTGGCTCGGCGCCTACCTGATGCTCGACGTCTCGTGGGACAAGAACGATCCGGTCTTCGCGGGCTCCGTGGGCTTCCGCGCCTCGCGCGCCCTCCAGTTCGGCGCCATCCGGATTGGCGGGGTCAAGGTCGCGGACAACTTCCGCCTCTCGCTCGACATCGCCGCGGATGTGTCCCTCGTCGTCTCCCGCAAGGGGCTCGCCGGAGACGTCACCGCGCGGTTCAAGATCAACGGCAAGGGTTTCGACCTGCGCATGGGCTTCGACGTCGCGCCGTCGGACTTCGATCAGCTCTTCCGCTGGATCCAGCAGAAGATCATCGATGCGCCCGAGAAGTACCTCGCGCACCTCTTCTCGGATGCGGTCGAGTGGCTCAAGAACGTGGGCTCGGGGGCGATCGAGTTCGCCAAGGACTCCGGCGAGGCCATTGGCGCGGCCCTGAACACCGCCTTCAAGGTGACGAAGGAGGCCGCCACGCTCCTGATGAAGAACGCCGGGTACGCGGCCGAACAGGTCGGCGCGGCCCTGAGCAAGGCCTACAACCAGACCGCCAGGGAGGCCGCGGCGCTCCTCAAGGGCGCCTTGTACGGGGCGGAAGAGGTCGGCGCGGCCCTGAGCAAGGCCTACAACCAGGCGGCGAAGGAGGCCACGGCCCTCCTCAAGGGCGCCGGGTACGCGGCGGAAGAGGTCGGCAGGGCCTTGAGCAAGACCTACAACCAGGCGGCGAAGGAGGCCACGGCCCTCCTCAAGGGCGCCGGGTACGCGGCGGAAGAGGTCGGCAGGGCCTTGGGCAATGCCTACAACCAGGTGGCGAAGGACGCCATCGTCCTCCTCAGGGACACCGGGCACGCGGCGGAAGAGGTCGGCAGGGCCTTGAACAAGGCCTACAACAAGACCGCCAAGGAGGCCACGGCCCTGATGAAGGACGCCAACTACACGGTCGATCAGATCGGCTCGACCTTGAACAAGGCCTACAACAAGACCGCCAAGGAGGCCACGGAGGTCCTCAGGGACGCCGGCTACACGGTCGATCAGATCGGCTCGGCCTTGAGCAAGGGCTACAACCTGGCCGCGAAGGAGGCCGCGGGCGTCCTCAAGGAGGCCGGGTACGTGGTGGAAGACGTCGGCAGGGCGTTGCAATCGGCCTACAGCAGCAGCGCCGACGCGGCCTCGAGTGTGCTGAAGCAGGTTGGCTACGGCGCGGAGGATGTCGGCAAGGCCATGAACAGCGTGTTCAACAAGACGGGCAAGGAGCTCGAGGGCCTCTTGAACAAAGCGGGCTTCTCCGCCCAGGAGGTGTCGGGCGCGTTCAAGAAATTCGGGAGCTGGACGAGCGGCGCCACCAAAACCGTGGAGAATTTTGGAAAGGACGCCGCGAAGGTCCTGAGCGGTTGGTGATCTGACTCCACGGTCCAAGGGGGGGCAGCGTGACGGTGACGCCGTCACGCTGGAAGTCCCCCTCCCCTCTTCCGGCCTACTGAACCGTCCAGACCACGGTGCCGCTGCAGCTGTTGCTCGAATAGCAGCCCACGCGAATCTGGTACGTGCCGCCCCAGCCCGAGGGGACGGTGTACGTCAGCATCGAGGACTGGCCGCCGCAGGCATCATCATTGGCCTGGGCCTCCCAGCCACCCGGGCTCTGCAGGCGCAGGACGGTATCGCCCGAGGCGGAGGCCCCCGTCAGCCCGCACGTCCCCACGGTGATGACCTGACCCGCGGCGGCGGTGATGTTCTGGTTCGTCGTGTTCTGCGTGGCGCTGGCGGTGTTGGTCGCGCTGAAGGTGAACGAGCCGCTAGTGGACGTGCCGCCGTCGGTGCCTCCGCCGCTACCGCCATCGGTGCCGCCACCGGTACCTCCGTCAGTGCCGCCGCCAGTACCTCCGTCGGTGCCTCCATCGATACCGCCACCGGTACCTCCGTCGGTACCGCCATCGGTGCCGCCGCCAGTGCCTCCGTCGGTGCCTCCGCCGGTGTTCCCCGCGATGATGAGCCAGGCCACGATGCCGCCGCAGCTGCCGCTGCTGTAGCAGCCGGCGCGCAGCTCGTAGTTACCGCTCCTGCCCGCCGGGACGGTGTACGTGAAGTTCGAGCCGTGGCCTCCGCACGAATCGTCGTTTTCGATGACCTGCGAGCCGTTCGGGCCATAGAAGCGCAGGTAGGTGTCCCCGGTGTACGCGGCGCCCGTCAGGCCACAGGTGCCCAGGGTGATCGTCTGGCCCGCGGTCAGGGCGAAGACCTTGCTGGCCGTGTTCTGGGTGGCGGTGTTGGTGTTGCTCGCGGTGTAGGTGAAGGTTGTCCCCGCCTCGGAGCCGCCATCGGAGCCGCCATCGGAGCCGCCATCGGAGCCGCCGCCGGTACCACCGTCGGTGCCACCACCGCCGTCGCCTCCTCCCGTGGTTCCCTGCAGAGCCACCTTCCACGCGCCGCGGCCGAAGGTGCCCGCGTGCAGGTAGTGCGGCGAGTCGTCCACCTCGAGGTCCGTCACCACCAGGCCCAGCGGCAGGCCGAGCGAGAAGGCCACGAAGGTGTCACCACCGTCCGTGCTCTCGTACACGCCCACGTCCGTGCCCACGAAGATGCGCTGGGTGTTGAGGGGATCGATGGCCACGGTGTTGGCCGGCACGTTGGGCAGGCCAATGCCCACCGCCTGCCACGAGGAGCCGGCCGAGGTGGAGCGGTAGAGGCGCGAGCCGCCGAAGCCCGCGCGGGTGACGAACACGCGCTGCACGTTGCCCGGAGTGATGGCCACGTCCGACACGTTGCCGCCCGGGAAGTTGCCCGTGACGTCGTAGAAGCTCGGGCTCGAGACCGCCACGTCCGGGGAGTAGTAGATGCGCCCGGAGGAGGTGCCCACGTAGAGGGAGAGCATGATGCCCTGCTGCGAGGGCGCGATGACCGACACCGAGCCGCCGAGACCGGTGGTGAGGGCCGTCCAGGAGAACGGGTTGGCCGAGGTGACACCGCGGTACACCACGTCCGAGCCCACGAAGACGTAGTTGCTCGCCACGGCCAGCGGCGTCACCCAGGGGAAGCTGCTGGAGGACGTGAGGCCCGAGGTGGACAGGTAGCTGAACGTGCCCGGGCTGCCGCCCGAGAACGAGCGGAGGATGTAGGGGAAACCGCTCGAGGGGTAGCCCGCCTGGAACACGATGGAGGGATTGGCCGGGTCGATCCCGTTCATGAACCCATCACCCGTCACCTGCGTGAGGTCCCACACCTGGCTGGCGTTGCGGTACGAGGAGGAGTTGTCCTGCGCGCCGCCGAACACGATGTCCGGGTTGGAGGGGTGCACCGCGATGTCATAGAACTGCGTGACATTGAGGTTGGAGTTCATGTTGATGAAGGTGGCGCCGTTGTCCTCGGTGCGCCACAGGCCGCCGTCACTGCCAATCCAGAAGCGGTTGCCGTTGCGCCGCGAGAACAGCACCACGTGGGTGTCCTGGTGCACCTTCTGGGAGCCGCCCCAACCGGTGGTGAGCGCGGTGAAGGTGGAGCCGCCGTTGCTGGAGTACGCCGCCCGGATGGTCCCCACCAGAAGGGTGTTGGGGTCGGTCGGGTGGACGTCGATGGCCTGGTTGTACCAGCACTGCCCCTCGCAGGCGGTGCTGTTGCGCACGAACCAGTTGGCTCCACCGTCGATGCTCCGGTAGAGCCAGTTCTCCATCAGCACGTAGAGCGTCTGGCTGTCGCTCGGCGCCATGGCCAGGCGCATGCGGTACGTGCCGGAGACGTTCATGCCGTTGCTGGAGAGCGCCCACGTCGCGCCGCCGTCGGTGGACTTGTAGACGCCCGAGCCCGGAGCGGCCAGGTACACGGTGGACGTGCCCGGGACGAAGACGATGTCCTCCGCGTTGACGCTCAGCACGCGGGTCCAGGTGGCGCCACGGTCGGTGGAGCGGAACACGCCAGGGTTCGTCATGGTGCCGATGCTGCTGCAGGTCCCCGCCCCGCCCACGAGCACGACGTTGCTGTCGGTGGGCTGCACGGCCACCGCGTTCACGACGGACAGGGGCATGTTGGCGGTGCCGCTGCCATTCCTCGCGCTCCAGGTGGCGCCGCCGTCCTGGCTCAAGAAGACGCCCTGGCCGAAGTAGCCGGCGCACCCGCCGCCGTTCTTGTCACCGGTGCCCACCCACACGTTGTCGGGGGCGGAGGGCTCCACGAAGATGGAGCCGATGGGCAGCGTGCCCACCTGGTCGAACAGCGCCGTCCAGGACGCGCCCCCGTCGGTGGTCTTCCACACGCCGCCCGCCGCCGAGCCGAAGTACACGGTGTTCTCGTCGCTGGGGTGCGGGACGATGGCGTTGGTGCGCCCGGAGACGCGGCCCATCACCCAGCTGCCCATCTGCATGGACGAGGGGCCCAGGGGCTGCCACACCTCGTCCGGGCCGAGGTGGGGCCTGGAGGCACGGGCCCGCACCTGCTCCTTCAGGTCCCTCACCGCCCGGGCGCGCTCGGCGTTGGCATTGGGGACCCGGTTCAGCCCGCGCGACTCGATGAACCAGCGCTGGCGCTGCTCGATTTGATAGCTCTCGTCGCGGTTCTCGGTGCGGCCGCGGCGCTCCGAATGCGGGCGATCCTCCTCTTCGAACTCCTGCGCCGAAGCGGTCCCACCGAGCGCCAACAGCGCGCAGGCCACCCACGCGCTCCGCCATCTGGACGGTGCTTGTCTCATTGTTTCATCTCCAAGGGACATGCGAGCAGCCCGCCTCGAGAAGG
The sequence above is drawn from the Archangium gephyra genome and encodes:
- a CDS encoding LamG domain-containing protein, whose product is MSLSHLLQKFDSLGPMGPRAQLTLDQEFTGSAELITMFRAALDAECVSLNTVTGQSSRGEDHLQLSGTTTLLNMTDVQATFLARELDGELAVTLELLIPSGWSFSTLFPLLPEHSTAALELDTGEKIVEPHFLNQLSLGAGRLIFSNRAYYDETHACQMVPGLNYVGELYLAGVLFDMGLMLGQRTPVSLSGPLREFQAVRDPMEFLGVRLSAPVDVGFSPLGPLTVREARLYLKSGVHEADQDLVLSATQKSGIYFLAACELGGRPLQMVCKYDFLNDAKTFRLHGVFTDFAVAGFSNLSQQVGVEGLGGTLPEDFPAPEGISLTEFGVSFDPMDYTVTSLTAGVGTPVHWEIIPEVMALEEVGVTFTVSSPFSKQRSIGTTVAGLLAFKKFSLAAFAEFPDYSIGAGLPAGETLPLGDVIESFLPDAELPELTVTKLFVKASPKEKSFTLSARISELLSIPVGATTFDVSGLLLFLEYDKQAGARGAITAEMNLAESSAIFSAELGHGLTFSGALKNFNLQKFWALVTNGDALPEEVPDITFETLSVSVSPKTGDVSLRGATTIAWDHLSGEQPLTTQVQFSFARRAGAQGSAFTANLSFQGTGDLELAPGLELKRFNFLFEYQTQVGWKLSGGVNVDLFDTNLNLSAGYETSQAGKKLKLQAMASPPARLIDLAGAGSYTFTQFDLVLDRRTVEGKARTFFEVTLASTLELEQLFEFGGYLSLRDTAEGTRALLFKPNPGSTAFHVDFPTGEGMGVKGELFEVGFAKESASAGWSFTGTANIGFTGFPGGLGDMLPSKVTAKLVAGKKDVRISALNVTDPIELSLPTVKGKSLGKATVQLTEVGISLKPELGLVLEAGLGLPAELNTYLGAQLFRVYQKGNPTTLSRTRFTISGTGVAMQFLGSPFAAANTVMINGESWFDVDFGQYGALSLKMPTFRYDGVSQYFEAGGGCKVTRPLALPLAPLKLFLEACGGKGMADVFPDKLPIDGLSLVDKNGDLKIDDLVTFLKKAGDVPNEVVSVLKKTDKVLNRLPDGFKSYLRLEIPEHLEFKFGFSPAGRISLALLAPETPVRVLFPSAVASYVPMPGLTGIELRKISIGTLMAGTLFYGEVDAVIDQYDLPSLALSLLLPTDQDFPLPTSDQLQRRIILDDVFCVIPVSQGLPIPIPVFYDEIGFEYLGIEGLGLQAHVGFPKPRLDGSAVMALFKAFDSFFSDRKALLDPKTAPGGVDLGFVFHDEYLRAPEYLGGGVLGTQGKPVKVGSWKYVASMMNFGKTFSLNDCISAIPLENRVGSAKYKFAFLNFDADWMLTTPAEFKAGAFQQMKLSASDCTDFMTVLPSVASTPGQGKKGNEEGLVAFVRGKADLEFLRMEAAFGLAASGSMGFNTGFKLNGAFGVTELELSGAVMVNAPLATTATAAPVLQAATMASTPAPILASKASPGAKVLSFNGKDTWVEIPAADSLVLPEYTVELWLKSSRQQNDEWIDVFGADTRQGGLWRNHFLAVNAAHGYYHHRFTDASGGNAGAPNTPNGSVQWDRWQHVTLTNDGVTAKTYIDGKEAASGPVNGKLVLFKQPLTIGKTIGIQGGRFWKGELAEIRIWKRARNASDIESGMREVLRGDEKDLVSLYRFDEDTGQRVIDLCGRNHGTVRNGGFADSDLLMLEGLEFNGKNDSITVPDSQSLRLGAYTAEAWFKPYRTAQQPEWSGVFGKKGRNYALFFHTTGFVHHRFHSAAGSNDGAPDTPPGSIAWNKWNHVAITNDGKVARTYVNGVKLSEGPVTGSLIIDNESLFIGRSPDGDNAPYAGELSELRLWSRVRSPEELSGNMYRRLDGKDASLVSLWRFSEAKGDTLVDACGRNPGRILMEDAVVEPAKLRHDGLVLNGRGDHASIDRSDKFNTPQYTLEAWVRPDKAPTGSWQCIWAGIDNAPSLYVSNKGLVSHRFTSFEKAPSVNSVSGLKIPTLPGMKSNPIPVPSTKSNSAPAAMRNNVLNTDVDQVRMGEWNHIAVTNDGKTCTLFVNGVQKARGPVQGEFRSWPTGILVGRGTDGNDPAWFRGGIDDLRYWSVARTPEQIASGKDLPLTGREAGLVACYTMDHTTGTQLVDLGPHQLHGVTRGGTWALAAAPAEPARAAIQIQGHTHLAVAGRKVMQGDLRLVNDQFWFSGQLDLFPKEWPLQVRGHVEGMVSKQRFYLSGETENALFGLVLSQSRLYMTNEQLRLEGRWLGAYLMLDVSWDKNDPVFAGSVGFRASRALQFGAIRIGGVKVADNFRLSLDIAADVSLVVSRKGLAGDVTARFKINGKGFDLRMGFDVAPSDFDQLFRWIQQKIIDAPEKYLAHLFSDAVEWLKNVGSGAIEFAKDSGEAIGAALNTAFKVTKEAATLLMKNAGYAAEQVGAALSKAYNQTAREAAALLKGALYGAEEVGAALSKAYNQAAKEATALLKGAGYAAEEVGRALSKTYNQAAKEATALLKGAGYAAEEVGRALGNAYNQVAKDAIVLLRDTGHAAEEVGRALNKAYNKTAKEATALMKDANYTVDQIGSTLNKAYNKTAKEATEVLRDAGYTVDQIGSALSKGYNLAAKEAAGVLKEAGYVVEDVGRALQSAYSSSADAASSVLKQVGYGAEDVGKAMNSVFNKTGKELEGLLNKAGFSAQEVSGAFKKFGSWTSGATKTVENFGKDAAKVLSGW
- a CDS encoding WD40/YVTN/BNR-like repeat-containing protein; translation: MRQAPSRWRSAWVACALLALGGTASAQEFEEEDRPHSERRGRTENRDESYQIEQRQRWFIESRGLNRVPNANAERARAVRDLKEQVRARASRPHLGPDEVWQPLGPSSMQMGSWVMGRVSGRTNAIVPHPSDENTVYFGSAAGGVWKTTDGGASWTALFDQVGTLPIGSIFVEPSAPDNVWVGTGDKNGGGCAGYFGQGVFLSQDGGATWSARNGSGTANMPLSVVNAVAVQPTDSNVVLVGGAGTCSSIGTMTNPGVFRSTDRGATWTRVLSVNAEDIVFVPGTSTVYLAAPGSGVYKSTDGGATWALSSNGMNVSGTYRMRLAMAPSDSQTLYVLMENWLYRSIDGGANWFVRNSTACEGQCWYNQAIDVHPTDPNTLLVGTIRAAYSSNGGSTFTALTTGWGGSQKVHQDTHVVLFSRRNGNRFWIGSDGGLWRTEDNGATFINMNSNLNVTQFYDIAVHPSNPDIVFGGAQDNSSSYRNASQVWDLTQVTGDGFMNGIDPANPSIVFQAGYPSSGFPYILRSFSGGSPGTFSYLSTSGLTSSSSFPWVTPLAVASNYVFVGSDVVYRGVTSANPFSWTALTTGLGGSVSVIAPSQQGIMLSLYVGTSSGRIYYSPDVAVSSPSFYDVTGNFPGGNVSDVAITPGNVQRVFVTRAGFGGSRLYRSTSAGSSWQAVGIGLPNVPANTVAIDPLNTQRIFVGTDVGVYESTDGGDTFVAFSLGLPLGLVVTDLEVDDSPHYLHAGTFGRGAWKVALQGTTGGGDGGGGTDGGTGGGSDGGSDGGSDGGSEAGTTFTYTASNTNTATQNTASKVFALTAGQTITLGTCGLTGAAYTGDTYLRFYGPNGSQVIENDDSCGGHGSNFTYTVPAGRSGNYELRAGCYSSGSCGGIVAWLIIAGNTGGGTDGGTGGGTDGGTDGGTGGGIDGGTDGGTGGGTDGGTGGGTDGGSGGGTDGGTSTSGSFTFSATNTASATQNTTNQNITAAAGQVITVGTCGLTGASASGDTVLRLQSPGGWEAQANDDACGGQSSMLTYTVPSGWGGTYQIRVGCYSSNSCSGTVVWTVQ